In the Archocentrus centrarchus isolate MPI-CPG fArcCen1 chromosome 19, fArcCen1, whole genome shotgun sequence genome, cgcatttTTGATGAAActtcagcactgcatacaggagagaaactgaagctaaagtatcgatctcattacactggtattgatcaataccaataccaatgtTGGTATCGATGTTATTGATATTtggatcgatctgcccaccactatcAACCAGTCTATGCACAGCTTTGTCAACACTAGGCTAtgcacatgtttgtttgtttgttctgtttatttgtttgttgcaTGATTAAATGCAAGCAAATCTGCATAGTTTGCATGCAAATCATCCTTTACTATGTAGACATACATGGAAACAAAGACAGTACTAAGAATTGTGCTTGAGATGCACCTTGCAGGGGGAAAACTAAAAGCCTTTGGCTAAAAGCTGAGCTGCTTGGTTCTGTGGAGGCATTTTcccattaaaagggagttcttcctccctgccactaaaaaatggtttaaaaaaatggactagttcttatatagtgcttttctactctcgaagcacttatacaacactttTTGCTCACAGCAGATCACCTAATCGTTGGGGCTTTCTCTAGTATATTTACATAGCACACCTGTGaactggcactatataaataaaacagacctCACAAGCTTTTTGAACATTCATATTTACTctagtttaattaaaaaagtctATTGTGTAAAATTTTGTTATGTATTAGATGTTCTAATGTTACTGAACTTTTTTGACAGTTCTTTGATCTTTAACACCTCAGATATCAGATATCAAAATAGTTACATGCTGCTATGTTGACCACATATTATCATTTTTATGCTGTTTATGCTGTTAACTGTTCTTTCAGCTGTTGCTCAGTGTGAGTCACATGAAGTACTGTGTGTGAATCTGGCAAATATTTTAAAGGCagacacaaatttaaaaatgtataaaagcaAAATTATGAAAGTAAAACAACTAAGAATCACTTTTATCTGCTTCATCCGGTTATAAGCAGATTTCTTCACTTCACTTCTTCATTTCACTCCACAGAAATCTGTATAGTTTTCATCTTTGTAGTGCTTCACAATTCTTCCTGTTAAGAACAGCAAAGAAGGTGACATGTAAACCTGCACTTGATCCATGCTGATAGCTCTCATGGCTTTGTTCACAGACACTGTATGAAAACCAGACTTCAAAAAAGTGTATGAAAATTATCTTTGTGTGGCAAAGTTTTACAGTTTGACTCCTGAAACTGCAAGGCTTTATTCAAGGACAATGCCAAAATATAACCTCAGAAAGTTTGTGTACATCAGTTGAGAATCTATATTGCAATGTGGTCTTGAacaaaaatcagaaacaaaaCCCTTGTAGTTCATTAAACTTCACATTAGATTAATAAAGCTGTGACACCATGAGTACAATGGGTTGCTGGGTTGATGACTGGACTGTTATGGTGTCACCACAGAGAGTAGCATTCAAACTGATATTTTACTCAgtaaaacaacaataatgaatgaatgaatgaacaatTAATAAACTCTTAGTTTATGTGTTTAATTATCTTTATTTAGCTCTtcatttatgtgtatatgtCACGGTTGGGTGGTGTGGCGAGCAGagtggacccaaaagcagaactCCAAAACGGGACTGAATGTAGGTGAAGATTTATTTACAAGATAATCCAAAATATACAGAACTGAGGTAACTTAATATAACTGAAGGAACGGTCAGGTGGCAGCCTGGAACAAAACCACACCTCCATGAGGgaggacgcgacaaggaacagaaggaaatgcagacaataaatacaccggGAATGACgagggaaaacaggaaacagctggggagaacaggtggacaaaatcatactaatgaaacacaggaagcaaaactccacacaacacacaaggaacgtaagactgtcaaaataaaacaggaacaccAAAcgaggtacacgcagacttaacacaggggGCTGGCACAGAGGAAAATTAAACATGGACCACAGAACagggaaaaatacagaaacacagacacaggggagacaggaacagagggaactagaaaaccacaactgataaggccagaactaagatgaataaggaaaatcaaaacaaaaaacaacctgagaaaacggaaaccatatcaagaaaacataaaacactgggccaccggcccaggacatgacagtataaTCCTGTCTTTGCCTTTTCCTTTGTCAATTTGCTGTGTTACCTacctccttttctcttttccttgttTCCTTCTGGTGTCTAATTTCAGTTTTCGAATTTTGTATCCATATTATTTGTATGTATAAGAGTATCTTACCACATTCTTGTGGCACTAGTTTGTTATATTTTGCTATAAAATAATGTACTCTTCAGTGTTCTGTTCAGGCTGCCTTCATGGTGACCTACTTTTTATTGCATAAGAACATTACCTCAAAATCATAaccagtttaaataaaatagaCTTGCTTGATCTACATTATAAcctcaagtttaaaaaaaataaataaataagtagaaCAAGCAagaaatttaaatttgtgttcATTATGGGCGCTATAGGGCAGCACGTGGGATGGTGGTTAGCACagctgcttcacagcaagaaagtcctgggtttgaatccaccatctggctgaggcctttctgcatgctctccctgtgtttgtgtaggtTCTCTCCAGGTGCTCCAGCTTCCTGCCACAGGCAAAACAAACATACAGTCAGTGGGTCAGGTTAACtagtgattctaaactggcccTAGGTgttgtctatctctctgtgttagccctgtgataaactggtgacctgtccagggtcttGCACTATGGCAGCTGGGctataggctccagcccccctgcgaccctgaatatggtaagcagaataaaatggatggattgcgTCCACTGTGGCATTTAATAatgcaacaataacaacaatattTTTGGCTCACGGCTAAAGGAAGTTTGGCCAGCCGACACTGTCCACTATTGAAGGTAAATAAGGAATAATGCATGCCTGTCATGGGCCCTGGGTCTTGGACCCGGGGTTTAAGTTTTGATCTTTGGAAcatttttggattaaaaaaaattctatacccttttatttaaaaacagaacacataTGATCTGATTATGATTGTAGCCaccattttgtttttcaaaatggatgccataaaaaacaaacaaacaaacaaacaaaaaatctccTACATTTCAAATCTTTCAAGATTGCTAGGGCATACATTAGCtcaaatgttttatatttactaGTGGAAAAATGAcagttattatattattattttcaaaatgtaaaaaaaaacccaactaccaaaataactgtcaaaaatgcagatttttcagcAATCAGGATGGGGAACTGATGGCGCTCCAGAGTTTTGCCACTTTCCCACTACTACCCACTCGAGTCATTAACTCACCTGGacccaggtacttttttagtacctactcagccagGGTTGAGCTGAATTGAGCTGAAAATGTGACAGAATCAACAGAATGCATACCACAGATTGGCCAGGCACTGACAacactagatgagtcatgagagtgactcTTTCACAAGCATTAAACCTATCATTTTTGAACCCTGGGGAAACGGCTACACACTAACTAACACAGACGTTTTTGTGCTTGGTGGCTGACGAGAGAATCCACAGGGAGCTAGACGGAGTGaccgtttgtgtttgtgtcacatgCAAATGATGTCACTGGACGTTCAGACCATGTTGCTGAAgtggtactcaattgtaatagaaaatgaacaaaactgaGTAGAGTAATGTAGAGTAGAGTCAAGTTGAGCCATGTAGATACAAGTGGAAAATAGGCATTTGGTGTCTGATGTGTGACCAATTGTTTAGAATGCTTTCAAAATTAACACAATAATTATTGTAAAATTTGTAATATTTAAAGTAATCTCATTCACATAAGATACACAGTGTTATTGTAATTGCAAGTATCATCTGTACATGATTAATTAAGAAGGGTAAATTTATAGTGCAAAATCATGGTTTTCTCAACCatggaaacaaaagcaaaagcaatAACAGAATAACGTTTAACATCTGCCTTGGTTATATGTGTGGCAGCTGTCCCAGAAGTCGCCTGGACCATTCATGGAATTTTGTGCATTTGGTGCACAAGGAGTCAAGGTTAGACATAGCATTGCCCAATGGCCATGTCAGACCAGCTGCTGGTCTGTTTGGGTCATTGATACTATCTCCACCAATCGCAGTTAGGGGTTCACACATGCAGAAAACAAGCTGAAGCAACCCtcactaatatttttttctgacagttAGTAGCCTACTTTCACATTGAAGGAAGTGTTTGTGATGATAAAGAGGATCTTCTTCAAGTGTGGAAAATGCAGCAGAAAggtacagtgccttgcgaaagtattcggcccccttgaacttttcaaccttttgccacatttcaggctacaaacataaagatatcaaattttaattttttgtgaagaatcaacaacaagtgggacacaatcgtgaagtggaatgaaatttattggatgtgtcaaacttttttaacaaataaaaaactgaaaagtggggcatgcaatattattcgcccccccttgcgttaatactttgtagcgccaccttttgctgcaattacagctgcaagtcccttggggtatgtctctatcagttttgcacatcgagagactgaaattcttgcccattcttctttgcaaaacagctcgagctcagtgaggttggatggagagcgtttgtgaacagcagtcttcagctctttccacagatccttgattggattcaggtctggactttgacttggccattccaacacctggatacgtttatttgtgaaccattccattgtagatttggctttatgtttcggatcattgtcttgttggaagataaatctccgtcccagtctcaggtctcttgcagactccaacaggttttcttccagaatggtcctgtatttggccccatccatcttcccatcaattttgaccatcttccctgtccctgctgacgaaaagcaggcccaaaccatgatgctgccaccaccatgtttgacagtggggatggtgtgttcagggtgatgagctgtgttgcttttttcgccaaacatatcgttttgcattgtggccaaacagttcgattttggtttcatctgaccagagcaccttcttccacatgtttggtgtgtctcccaggtggcttgtggcaaactttaaacaagactttttatggatatctttgagaaatggctttcttcttgccactcttccataaaggccagatttgtgcagtgtacgactgattgtcGTCCTATGGagagactctcccacctcagctgtagatctctgcagttcatccagagtgatcatgggcctcttggctgcatctctgatcagtcttctccttgtttgagatgaaagtttagagggatggccgggtcttggtagatttgcagtggtctgatactccttccatttcaatatgattgcttgcacagtgctccttgagatgtttaaagcttgggaaatgtTTTTGTATCCAGCTTTGAagttctccacaacagtatctcagacctgcctggtgtgttccttggtcttcatgatgctctctgcgctttgaacagaaccctgagactatcacagagcaggtgcatttatacggagacttgattacacacaggtggattctatttatcatcatcagtcatttgggacaacattggatcattcagagatcctcactgaacttctggagtgagtttgctgcactgaaagtaaaggggccgaataatattgcacgccccacttttcattgttttatttgttaaaaaagtttgacacagccaataaatttcattccacttcacgattgtgtcccacttgttgttgattcttcacaaaaaattaaaattttatatgtttatgtttgaagcctgaaatgtggcaaaaggttgaaaagttcaagggggccgaatactttcgcaaggcactgtacaaccacagtgtttcattcatatttctgacttttttatttttatgaagtGTGCACCTGTATTTTCACACTCCGTTTCAGAGAAGGAACAGTCTCTAAACTTTTTATTGCACCTTTTGtggaatggtaaatggtaaatggactagttcttatatagcgcttttctactcagtatgagcactcaaagcgcttatacaacaatGCAATGCAATGAATCAGCATTTATGTGGTGCCTTTCTAATGTCACTGATCACTCAGAGTGCTTTGTAAAAGTGTAATATGTTAAAATTTAATTGCAACATGTCATTTCCTCGTTTGATTCTTCTGTAACAGTGCCCAAAACATCAACCTAGTCATAGTCTATCCCTTTCCTTATTTGGGTTTAGAATCAAAGTGATAACACATTTAGTCATACTTGTTGGCTTCTTTCTGAATGCTTTATTGAACCAACCTTaaccaaaaaaggaaacaattGTTCACCAAAAAATTTATAACTAAGAGATGCCATTAAAACGAAATTCTTTTTAGCTTTTAATCTCTAATTGCTTTCATGATCTCTTCAGGGGAATGCTATATATGTTTTCTGAAGATATAACTTTACAGTGGCTAGTTGATGCTATTAATCAACCGACTGCTGCTAACCGACTGTTGACTGCTGTACAAAAAAGTGTTTGGGCCTCTATAGATAGTTTCCCCCTTCacaagatggattttttttataactcattCATCTGAATGCTGGAATTATAGACTgttttaaaatatgacaaaagtGACCATATTTTGATAAGAGGGTGATAAGGAAGCTAAACTCAAATATCTTCTAAAGTCTAAGAATGATAAAGGATCATCTTCATGTGTGACCATCatcatctgttttatttttcaacatacATTGAACATCAAAGTAACAAAATAATGGTCAAACTGACACATAGACATACATGAAGATAAATGTAGGCCAAAGGAGAGTCAAGAGCTTAAGTAACATAAAGCAGCATACAGACTGGAATTATTTAAGCTACATGTGAAAGACAATGAAAATGAGTGCTGGCTTTATATCATCAAAATTTTAAAGTTATCCAACACAGCTtccatttttaacactttttaaaaattaccgTAATGTCCAATTTCATTCAGTTAAATGATAGTATACTGTAGCAATCCCCGATAACTGACCAAACCTGTTTAGCAAGGATTTTATCCTGAACAagccaaaaaacataaaaagagaaTAAAGTAAATATAATGCAGTGTGTGCAACGTGGACGAAGAAATAAGAGGGTACGATAGAAACGGTTTTCTTTAAAAGTATACATTCATTAAACACACATAAGGCAGATAGGAGTGGGGCTACAGGCTTTGGCATCAATTCACATCACGATGTGGAGGTCCTCTGCAGCAGAAAGAAATGATAATGAGCAAAGAGCTTTCCAAGCTTCACAATATATGGCAGAGATCTTAATGATCCTCCACCATTCACAAGGCTGAGCTGATAATATTCATGAGTATACAAGGCAGCATAATGGTCTGAAGCACAACTCCTTATTAGAAATGAGAATTCCTTATGTCAACACTTCTCCCAGTAACACAGGGATATTTAGCATTTGTGGAAGATTGTTCAGTGGTCCTTATTCCAAGAGGGCTGTCACTTTAAGCCCCTGTCTCTGTATGCCTCTGCCCTGCTGTAGCATCCTTATGAAACAGAAAAGCAGTCAGTCCTTTCAACTTTGAGATAATAATGACTccactgttttgtttccttgtggaagaaagcaaaacaaaaagttcCCTCttgtgaatggatggatgtcacAATGTTAAGTCTGTCATATTCTGTAGTGTAGATTTGAGCACAGGCTTCCATTAGACAGAGACCTCAGGCCCTGGATAGGATTCCCCACCACACCAGAAGTCCTCTGGCTGAGGGATTTCTAAGAGCCacacctcctcttctttctccttttctccctGCTGTTCCTGATGACCTTTTACATCAGTTTCAGTTTCTAATGCACTTTGCAGGACTTTGTAATAGTGACAGTCCCGCCCATCATCTGGATTGTATGGAGGTGCCAAGATATCCAGAAAGGCGGCGGGCCCATCCACCGCATAGATCTGATGTAGGTTATTGCGCACAGGAGTAAGGAGACATGGCCCGCTGTTTTCCGAGTACTCAACAACTGAGCCGAGCATGGCACGCCACACGGAGGCCATCTGCAGAGGGGCTAATGGGGGATCAAACACAGGTGGGACGGTGCTTACAGTCAGGTTTTTCTCCAGCTTGTCACAGCAGCGGACGTTCACCGTTCCATAGAGAACCTGGACCACAGACAGGACAGAGGGAGCAAGAAGAATGGAAACTAGTATCTTGCTGGCAAAGGCATTCAATCATGAAATGGTTGTATACTGCAATATGCATATGTAAGGATGGcaattttccatttattttaaagtgattatttctcagaaataaataaaaatttacctGGACTTGGTATTTCTCAACAAAAGAACATCTTATATTTAAAAAGGacaattcatctgcagtttCTAATAATTAATACTCAAAAGACTTTGCCacacaggtgaactgaatcttATATTTTACCTGTGAGACACAGCTATGACACACTGCTTCCAAGTAAAATGATCCCTTTACATCACTGTGATAATGGAAATCATGACGTACTAGGaaatttttttcatatattcagGTCTCTTTATTACTAATGTCTGAATGGATTATAAtgcaaaagaaagttttaaaatgcagagtccttactgcttccacaatAATCAAGAGGGTAAATAGCAGCctggtgctgctaatcaaatgcacttgattaattgctTATCAGCAATTGTGACTAATAAAATCTTAGAAAATGAttaaagttattgctgctaaaggcgGTCCTACAAGCTACTGattcatggggtgtacttagtttttcacagaagTCTTGTGAAAACTTTTTCATGTGAGTATAGTTTATTGGTATGATTTTATGTACTGGGAGATATATGTCCTTTCATACACAATTTCTTATACACAAAGCCCTCAACCATCTAACAAAAAAAGTTTACTGGCCTTTCTTATCAAACAAATTATTGCATTCTGACATTTCTACTAGAAGGCAACAATACAACCAAATCATTTGTACCCACAGCCACCAGGCTTTTCaattctcatacaaatagcagatgagctatGTTAAATACATGATAGTTATTGTTATTCACATTTTTCCTAATTGTAGTTTCATAAACTTTATCATTAACAACaaaactgaggcctgcagaatTGGGAGCTGTAACTCTTGGGCTTTTGACCATGAGGTGAATTTGCTAGGATATCTGCTTCTTTGAAAATGACTGCATTGTGTtagcacacacctgaatgctcaaAACCAACAAAATACCAAAACGCCTGCTTTTATAGAAGAGCTCACATTCACTgataatcagttaatcaagtacaTTTGAGCTTCAGCTGTCTACTTGGCTACTACTtatcctcttaattcctatggaagcaataagggtgtacttagtttttcacaagactgtgaaaactttctttgtcACATGACTATATTTGGCCCACCAACTGTGGCCCTTAGTGAAGATGAATTTGACACCCCTGGCCTGGAAGTGCCAGGGGGTGCAGAGCAAGATGTATTTCTTTCTATTCCTTTTGTCATAAAAGAGCTTTatcaattttcttccacttttctgtgtttaaagtgctgtatgactacacccacaaacaccaattatttttaatacattaggCCCACAACTAAGTGCAGCCCAAAGGCCTCCTAGCAGGTGAATGGGCCCTTGTCTGATGCTTACAGTGGTAGCAAACATGTTGGGTCCATGGCCTTTCAAAATCAGAATATTTGCTGTAATACAGTATCCCTATCAGCAAATGTAGATAAATACAGaatacaaaatatatttaaaatgtatttaaatgtgtgGCATAACCATAATGATTTAGCCTGACCCTCTGTGATTTTGAGTGCAAAGAAAGTGAAAAGTGTGTTATGCATTAGATTTTATGACTCAGATTCTTATTGAGTCATAAAGCTGTTTTCTGGTTGGCTTCAGCAAGTTTAAATTAATTTCGCAACGTCAACACATGGGTGTAAAGACCTTGAGCATCCCATTCATCCCCGGGTGGTCGTGCAGCGGTATGGAGGCGCCCGTCCTTAGTAGAAACACCCCCATACTGAACACCTCCGTCTCGCAAATGTGCATGTAGGTGACCGGGGGGCTGTGGAGTCTTGCTGCCCCAGAGCTCGCTTTGGTTTTCCGAGGAGTAATTTTCAGGTCGGCAGCCCTGACGGCAGTCAATAAGGAGATTAGTTCATTGAGTTTGTCCTCAACGACTTCATTATCCCCGTTGGCAGACGACTTCAAGCCTTTGAATGTCGTATAGGCTTGTTTCGCTATTTTCTGGATGAGAGGAGTTTTATTGTCCCGCTGCATTCTGGTGGAGAAAACCAGAACaaacgaagaaaaaaaaacaacccaaaaca is a window encoding:
- the adoa gene encoding 2-aminoethanethiol (cysteamine) dioxygenase a, with product MQRDNKTPLIQKIAKQAYTTFKGLKSSANGDNEVVEDKLNELISLLTAVRAADLKITPRKTKASSGAARLHSPPVTYMHICETEVFSMGVFLLRTGASIPLHDHPGMNGMLKVLYGTVNVRCCDKLEKNLTVSTVPPVFDPPLAPLQMASVWRAMLGSVVEYSENSGPCLLTPVRNNLHQIYAVDGPAAFLDILAPPYNPDDGRDCHYYKVLQSALETETDVKGHQEQQGEKEKEEEVWLLEIPQPEDFWCGGESYPGPEVSV